The following are encoded together in the Mesoterricola sediminis genome:
- a CDS encoding bifunctional metallophosphatase/5'-nucleotidase yields the protein MNRKAFPLAAGSILFALLTGCSLSSPEGPKAVGDPADGATLTLLQTTDVHHHAAGTGPMSATDIGATGGYARVAAYVNAVRAASGTTPVVLVDSGDWTMGTLYDLTDSAQPMGTFFLDTLRYDCAALGNHEFDYTPKGLASILSVSQAKFGFRTPLVASNTVLNGNADLAPYWGTAVHATYTKTLPNGLKVGFFGLMGKEAAAAAPAAAPVTFTDYSANWTFVQNIVNDLRNTQGCHVVVALSHAGTDVATGGATGEDITLAQHVTGIDIIASGHTHNPSPDASAARAVTNGAWTTQVICAGAYSANVARVDLAWHKTAKNTTLTASSNKAMTDASLAGLGVNPPRDGAQTVFVGQADATLNYGMSALFSQFFPDYSPTDISKGVYHPVGATLQDLRSNDQTAVLSPSGLGNLCADSVRNVPNGIVQKALLAAGWNGDPASPTLATAAGLLAGKGYDPNPYVLGVVPTGVIRDGLDKNAPISFANLYNVLPLGISPDTTQALPVGYPLMSVYLTYADVQKLCALQLLSQTNLTPSDYYLNLSGVAYDLDATGSYAYFKYATAAAVLNVTSAKAAAGSAKAAKALQDLALLATDSGAALTGDMATNSYAAAMVALNDPAATLSPALIAANLPVLGEVATLAAQDSAAGTIKLPTRIFALATAAIGQVKGFGATDLACTGTATALATSIRHRVAGDLYAVLMMDAAQSKFGAAVTAYAKPTGTETVSGANLAAAMAYRINLNGPVATVTELKEWMALLINLITPPASGGHFTSGTVTGEYLSTGSFTDFPTDGAAVTVRNASYPLATIGQLMGTLAALKAAA from the coding sequence ATGAACAGGAAAGCATTCCCCCTCGCCGCCGGAAGCATCCTCTTCGCGTTGCTGACCGGCTGCAGCCTCAGCTCCCCGGAGGGGCCGAAGGCCGTGGGCGACCCGGCCGACGGCGCCACCCTCACCCTCCTCCAGACCACGGACGTCCACCACCACGCGGCGGGCACCGGACCCATGTCCGCCACGGACATCGGGGCCACCGGCGGATACGCCCGGGTGGCGGCCTACGTCAACGCCGTGCGGGCCGCCTCGGGCACCACCCCCGTGGTGCTGGTCGACTCCGGCGACTGGACCATGGGCACCCTCTACGACCTCACGGACAGCGCGCAGCCCATGGGCACCTTCTTCCTGGACACCCTGCGCTACGACTGCGCGGCCCTGGGCAACCACGAGTTCGACTACACGCCCAAGGGCCTGGCCTCCATCCTGAGCGTCTCCCAGGCCAAGTTCGGCTTCCGCACGCCCCTCGTGGCCTCCAACACGGTCCTCAACGGCAACGCCGACCTGGCCCCCTACTGGGGGACCGCCGTCCACGCCACCTACACCAAGACCCTCCCGAACGGCCTGAAGGTGGGCTTCTTCGGGCTCATGGGCAAGGAGGCCGCGGCGGCCGCGCCCGCGGCGGCGCCGGTCACCTTCACGGACTACAGCGCCAACTGGACCTTCGTCCAGAACATCGTCAACGACCTGCGCAACACCCAGGGCTGCCACGTGGTGGTCGCGCTCTCGCACGCGGGCACCGACGTGGCCACCGGCGGCGCCACGGGCGAGGACATCACCCTGGCCCAGCACGTGACCGGCATCGACATCATCGCCTCCGGCCACACCCACAACCCCTCCCCGGACGCCAGCGCGGCCCGCGCGGTGACCAACGGCGCCTGGACCACCCAGGTGATCTGCGCCGGCGCGTATTCCGCCAACGTGGCCCGGGTGGACCTGGCCTGGCACAAGACCGCCAAGAACACGACCCTGACCGCCTCCTCCAACAAGGCCATGACCGACGCCTCCCTGGCGGGCCTCGGCGTGAACCCGCCCCGGGACGGGGCCCAGACCGTGTTCGTGGGCCAGGCCGACGCCACCCTCAACTACGGGATGTCCGCCCTCTTCAGCCAGTTCTTCCCGGACTACAGCCCCACCGACATCAGCAAGGGCGTCTACCACCCGGTCGGGGCGACCCTGCAGGACCTGCGCTCCAACGACCAGACCGCGGTCCTCAGCCCCAGCGGCCTGGGCAACCTCTGCGCCGACTCCGTGCGGAACGTCCCCAACGGCATCGTCCAGAAGGCGCTCCTCGCCGCGGGCTGGAACGGGGATCCCGCCAGCCCGACCCTCGCGACCGCCGCCGGCCTCCTCGCCGGCAAGGGCTACGACCCGAACCCCTACGTCCTCGGCGTGGTGCCCACCGGCGTCATCCGGGACGGGCTGGACAAGAACGCCCCCATCTCCTTCGCCAACCTCTACAACGTGCTGCCCCTGGGCATCTCCCCCGACACCACGCAGGCCCTCCCCGTGGGCTACCCGCTGATGTCGGTGTACCTCACCTACGCGGACGTGCAGAAGCTCTGCGCCCTCCAGCTGCTGAGCCAGACCAACCTGACGCCCTCCGACTACTACCTGAACCTGTCCGGGGTCGCCTACGACCTGGACGCCACGGGATCGTACGCCTACTTCAAGTACGCCACCGCCGCCGCCGTCCTGAACGTGACCTCGGCCAAGGCCGCCGCGGGCAGCGCCAAGGCCGCCAAGGCCCTCCAGGACCTGGCCCTGCTGGCCACGGACTCGGGCGCGGCCCTGACCGGCGACATGGCCACGAACTCCTACGCCGCCGCCATGGTGGCCCTCAACGACCCCGCGGCCACGCTGTCCCCCGCCCTGATCGCGGCGAACCTCCCCGTCCTGGGCGAGGTCGCGACCCTCGCGGCCCAGGATTCGGCCGCCGGCACCATCAAGCTGCCCACGCGGATCTTCGCCCTGGCGACGGCCGCCATCGGCCAGGTGAAGGGCTTCGGGGCCACGGACCTGGCCTGCACCGGCACCGCCACCGCCCTCGCCACCTCCATCCGGCACCGGGTCGCGGGCGACCTCTACGCCGTGCTGATGATGGACGCGGCCCAGAGCAAGTTCGGCGCCGCCGTCACCGCCTACGCGAAGCCGACCGGGACGGAGACCGTCTCCGGCGCCAACCTGGCGGCGGCCATGGCCTACCGGATCAACCTCAACGGGCCGGTGGCCACCGTCACGGAGCTGAAGGAGTGGATGGCCCTCCTCATCAACCTCATCACCCCGCCCGCCTCCGGGGGCCACTTCACCTCCGGGACCGTGACCGGCGAGTACCTCTCCACCGGGTCCTTCACGGACTTCCCCACCGACGGCGCCGCCGTCACCGTGCGGAACGCGAGCTACCCCCTGGCCACCATCGGGCAGCTGATGGGCACCCTGGCCGCCCTGAAGGCCGCCGCCTGA
- a CDS encoding SDR family oxidoreductase: MTRLQGAHVLITGAASGIGRLMALGARDRGARLTLLDRDGAGLAAVLAELGEGHAGYAVDLADRAATLAAADQVLRERGPVEVLVNNAGIVTGRPILDCSEDAIERTFRVNTLALFWLTRAFLPGMLAQGRGHVVTLASAAGLGGTSRLTDYCASKFAAVGFDESLRLELKRLGHPVRTTLVCPFYIDTGMFAGVRTRFPWLLPILRPEYVARRVLGAVASNRKRLILPRFVLAVLAVKVLPPTLYDAILGFFGVNRTMDEFRGR, translated from the coding sequence ATGACCCGTCTGCAGGGTGCCCACGTCCTCATCACCGGCGCGGCCAGCGGCATCGGCCGGCTCATGGCCCTGGGCGCCCGGGACCGGGGGGCCCGCCTCACCCTCCTGGACCGGGACGGGGCGGGCCTGGCGGCGGTCCTCGCCGAACTGGGGGAAGGGCACGCCGGCTACGCCGTGGACCTGGCGGACCGGGCCGCCACCCTCGCGGCCGCGGACCAGGTGCTGCGGGAGCGGGGGCCCGTCGAGGTGCTCGTGAACAACGCGGGGATCGTCACCGGCCGGCCCATCCTGGACTGTTCCGAGGACGCCATCGAGCGCACCTTCCGGGTGAACACCCTGGCCCTCTTCTGGCTCACCCGCGCCTTCCTGCCCGGCATGCTCGCCCAGGGCCGCGGCCACGTGGTGACCCTCGCCAGCGCCGCCGGCCTGGGCGGCACCTCCCGCCTCACCGACTACTGCGCCTCCAAGTTCGCCGCCGTCGGCTTCGACGAATCCCTCCGCCTGGAGCTGAAGCGCCTCGGCCACCCGGTGCGCACCACCCTCGTGTGCCCCTTCTACATCGACACGGGCATGTTCGCGGGGGTGCGCACCCGCTTCCCGTGGCTCCTGCCCATCCTCCGGCCCGAGTACGTGGCCCGGCGGGTGCTCGGCGCGGTGGCCTCCAACCGGAAGCGCCTGATCCTCCCCCGGTTCGTGCTGGCCGTCCTGGCCGTGAAGGTCCTGCCGCCGACCCTCTACGACGCCATCCTGGGGTTCTTCGGGGTGAACCGCACCATGGACGAATTCCGGGGCCGCTGA